The following proteins are encoded in a genomic region of Brachypodium distachyon strain Bd21 chromosome 1, Brachypodium_distachyon_v3.0, whole genome shotgun sequence:
- the LOC100838669 gene encoding uncharacterized protein LOC100838669 — MGRGRGRGRKMVSNRRSHEDKGSSGEEVVPARKRRGRPLKQRIAVNVDQREVKDLVEGVDGNADYQQGGRDGDSKLKEDDSVGNGKKRSKVPKDESANLDLELEENSSSTRSSNDESTRSNGFRQNGSRRKSTPQRAAEAGL, encoded by the coding sequence ATGGGTAGGGGAAGAGGCAGAGGAAGGAAAATGGTCAGCAATCGCAGGAGCCATGAAGACAAGGGGAGCAGTGGTGAAGAAGTTGTGCCTGcaaggaagaggagaggaagacCCCTGAAGCAGCGCATTGCGGTCAATGTCGATCAAAGAGAAGTCAAGGATTTGGTAGAGGGTGTTGATGGCAACGCAGACTATCAacaaggaggaagagatggTGATTCAAAGCTCAAGGAAGATGACTCTGTAGGAAATGGTAAAAAGAGGAGCAAGGTGCCCAAAGATGAGAGCGCAAATCTTGACCTGGAACTGGAAGAGAACAGTTCAAGCACCCGATCTAGCAACGATGAGTCAACTAGGTCCAATGGCTTCCGGCAGAACGGAAGCCGCCGGAAGAGCACGCCTCAGCGAGCGGCAGAGGCGGGTTTGTAG
- the LOC100838973 gene encoding beta-glucosidase 24 → MSFVLMILLSLTALQLQVDTTPSEIKRSQFPPEFMFGTASSAYQYEGAVREGGRGPSIWDTFTHNHPDKIANGSTGDVAIDSYHRYKDDVSIMKDLGFDAYRFSLSWSRILPSGKPSGGVNIEGIKYYNNLIDKLISKGIEPFVTLFHWDSPQVLEQQYGGFLSHLIVEDFHDYANICFREFGDRVKYWITLNEPWSFSVGGYSSGILAPGRCSSRQKSGCSMGDSGKEPYIVAHNQLLAHASAVQVYRDKYQMEQKGKIGITIVSNWITPYSNSKEDNDATKRAMDFMYGWFMDPLTKGDYPLSMKTLVGSRLPKFTKEQARALNGSFDFIGLNYYSARYAQNTKHNCKINKSYSTDSRANQRVERNGTYIGPKAGSSWLYIYPKGIEELLLYTKETYNNPTIYITENGVDEINNENLPLQEALADNTRIEFYRQHIFHVLRALREGVDVRGYFAWSLFDNFEWMDGYSVRFGLNYVNYKDGLKRYPKRSSQWFQKFLHQ, encoded by the exons ATGTCTTTCGTGCTCATGATCTTGCTTTCCTTGACAGCGTTGCAGTTGCAGGTCGACACCACGCCAAGCGAGATCAAGAGGAGTCAATTCCCCCCGGAATTCATGTTCGGCACAGCCTCTTCGGCGTACCAG TATGAAGGTGCCGTGAGGGAAGGTGGCAGAGGACCCAGCATCTGGGACACCTTCACTCACAATCACCCAG ATAAAATAGCAAACGGAAGTACTGGAGATGTAGCAATAGATTCGTACCACCGGTACAAG GACGATGTCAGTATCATGAAGGATTTGGGGTTTGATGCCTACAGATTTTCTCTTTCTTGGTCAAGAATTCTGCCTA GTGGGAAACCAAGCGGGGGGGTCAACATAGAAGGAATCAAATACTACAACAATCTCATTGACAAGCTCATTTCGAAAG GTATTGAACCCTTTGTGACCCTTTTTCACTGGGACTCCCCACAGGTATTAGAACAGCAGTATGGTGGCTTCTTAAGCCACCTCATCGT GGAAGATTTCCACGACTATGCCAACATCTGCTTCAGGGAGTTTGGTGACAGGGTAAAGTACTGGATAACACTGAATGAGCCTTGGAGTTTCAGTGTTGGTGGCTATTCTAGTGGAATATTAGCACCAGGCAGATGTTCATCTAGGCAAAAGTCAGGTTGTAGCATGGGAGACTCAGGAAAGGAACCTTATATTGTAGCTCACAATCAACTTCTAGCACATGCATCAGCAGTTCAAGTTTACAGAGACAAATACCAG ATggaacaaaaaggaaagataGGCATTACTATAGTTAGCAATTGGATAACTCCCTACTCAAATTCCAAGGAAGACAATGATGCTACCAAACGTGCAATGGACTTCATGTATGGATG GTTCATGGATCCCTTAACCAAGGGAGACTATCCGCTCAGCATGAAAACGCTGGTTGGTAGCAGATtaccaaaattcacaaaagAGCAGGCAAGAGCTTTAAATGGATCATTCGATTTCATTGGCCTCAATTACTATTCAGCAAGATATGCTCAGAATACTAAACACAATTGCAAGATTAACAAAAGCTACAGTACTGATTCGCGAGCTAATCAAAGAG TGGAAAGAAATGGAACATATATTGGCCCAAAG GCTGGTTCTTCTTGGCTCTACATTTATCCAAAAGGAATAGAAGAACTATTGCTATACACCAAGGAGACATACAACAACCCTACTATCTACATCACAGAGAACG GTGTTGATGAAATTAACAATGAAAACTTACCTCTTCAAGAAGCCTTAGCTGACAATACAAGAATAGAATTCTACCGGCAACACATATTCCATGTTCTAAGAGCCCTAAG GGAAGGAGTCGATGTGCGAGGATATTTTGCATGGTCATTATTTGATAACTTCGAGTGGATGGATGGCTATAGTGTTCGATTCGGTCTTAACTACGTCAACTATAAGGATGGTCTCAAAAGATATCCAAAGCGATCAAGCCAATGGTTTCAGAAGTTTCTTCATCAATAA